From Gimesia panareensis, the proteins below share one genomic window:
- a CDS encoding GNAT family N-acetyltransferase, producing the protein MLFLEIPFQSDWYAQACVLRNQLLRLPLGLDLQTEDLSPESEYLHFGIEQEGQIVAYVLAVPMSDERAKLRQMAVATAYQGQGLGRRLLELVEASLKQKGIQMLELDARKEAVGFYEKLGYAVEGDEFISVTIPHQRMTKAIVAD; encoded by the coding sequence ATGTTGTTTCTGGAGATTCCGTTTCAATCTGACTGGTATGCGCAGGCGTGTGTACTGCGGAACCAGCTGCTGCGTCTGCCGCTGGGACTCGACCTGCAGACGGAGGATCTGTCGCCCGAGTCGGAATATCTGCATTTCGGAATTGAGCAGGAGGGACAAATCGTAGCTTACGTGCTGGCGGTACCTATGTCAGACGAGCGGGCCAAGTTGCGGCAGATGGCGGTTGCCACTGCATATCAGGGGCAGGGGCTCGGTCGACGACTCCTGGAACTGGTGGAAGCGTCCCTGAAGCAGAAAGGCATCCAGATGCTGGAACTGGATGCGCGGAAGGAAGCGGTCGGCTTTTATGAGAAACTGGGTTATGCCGTCGAGGGAGACGAATTCATCTCGGTGACGATTCCGCATCAGCGGATGACGAAAGCAATCGTTGCTGACTGA
- a CDS encoding Na/Pi cotransporter family protein, with translation MGLEILNATGGLGLFLLGMVVLTSGLKELAGDTIRRMIAKFTKNLPSGIATGAIVTGILQSSSATTVTAVGFASAGLLSLSQSLGIVFGANLGTTVTGWIVAVFGFKMKLGEVAFPLILVGTLMHLFARRRIAAAGLALAGFGLIFVGIDSLQAGMAGLTDTVTPKSFPSDTWLGRIFLVFIGIGITLVTQSSSAGVAMAITAVHTGTISLTQGVAMVIGFDVGTTVTALMATLGGSVSAKRTAYAHVFFNVSTACVAYFLVPAYMWFWQDILDLGDRFPPEIGLVTFHSLFNIVGILMLVPFSRQIIRFICWLAPEDVNDHTERLEESFIQTPNVAIEAARSTLSEVFLDVLHLFHGLFADDVDRAEIPTVMEESHEALTVTEDYLRRINVSKADPETLRCYQEVVLALDHIRRLTRRFKEIERLDAAGDIKDLRQIVQSLTGLFRDTQSAFRDRQKLMDEQPLEACARELDQNQESIRRRFTDAASRSGDDFEYVLNQLDSYRWLSRISYHLWRVVHHLQSARMIDGEAQTAPVEVIETAATGTQE, from the coding sequence GCCTGGGACTGTTCCTGCTGGGGATGGTCGTCCTGACCAGCGGCCTGAAGGAACTGGCGGGCGATACGATCCGCCGGATGATCGCTAAGTTCACGAAGAACCTGCCGAGTGGGATCGCTACCGGAGCGATAGTGACCGGGATATTACAGTCTTCCAGTGCCACCACAGTGACCGCGGTCGGATTTGCGAGTGCCGGTCTGCTGTCGTTATCACAGTCGCTGGGCATAGTGTTTGGTGCCAATCTGGGGACCACGGTGACCGGTTGGATTGTGGCAGTCTTCGGATTCAAAATGAAGCTGGGCGAGGTGGCGTTTCCCCTGATCCTGGTCGGGACGCTGATGCATCTGTTTGCCCGGAGGCGGATTGCGGCGGCGGGGCTGGCACTGGCCGGTTTCGGTTTGATCTTTGTGGGGATCGACAGTCTGCAGGCGGGCATGGCCGGTCTGACAGATACGGTCACGCCGAAATCATTTCCTTCAGATACCTGGCTGGGGCGAATTTTTCTGGTATTTATTGGCATCGGCATTACCCTGGTCACCCAGTCATCCAGTGCCGGGGTGGCGATGGCGATTACCGCCGTGCATACCGGCACGATTTCTCTGACACAGGGCGTGGCGATGGTGATCGGCTTTGATGTGGGAACGACGGTGACCGCGTTGATGGCGACGCTGGGGGGCTCGGTCTCTGCGAAACGGACTGCGTATGCACATGTGTTTTTCAATGTGTCGACGGCCTGTGTCGCTTATTTTCTGGTACCAGCTTACATGTGGTTCTGGCAGGACATCCTGGATCTGGGGGACCGATTTCCGCCGGAGATCGGGCTGGTGACATTTCACAGTCTGTTCAATATCGTCGGAATCCTGATGCTGGTCCCGTTTTCCAGACAGATTATCCGTTTCATCTGCTGGTTGGCACCGGAAGACGTTAACGACCATACGGAGCGCCTGGAAGAATCGTTCATTCAGACACCAAATGTGGCGATTGAAGCAGCACGATCCACTCTGTCCGAAGTCTTTCTGGATGTGCTGCATCTGTTCCATGGCCTGTTTGCCGATGATGTCGACCGGGCCGAGATTCCGACTGTGATGGAAGAGTCGCACGAGGCCTTGACGGTCACTGAAGATTATTTGCGGCGGATCAATGTTTCCAAAGCGGACCCGGAGACCCTCCGCTGTTACCAGGAAGTCGTGCTGGCGCTGGATCACATTCGGCGGTTGACCAGACGTTTTAAGGAGATCGAGCGTCTGGATGCGGCGGGCGATATCAAAGATCTGCGTCAGATCGTGCAGAGTTTGACGGGACTGTTCCGTGATACCCAATCTGCATTTCGGGACCGTCAGAAACTGATGGACGAGCAACCGCTGGAGGCATGCGCACGGGAACTGGACCAGAATCAGGAATCGATTCGTCGCCGGTTTACCGATGCTGCTTCGCGATCCGGCGATGATTTTGAATATGTTCTGAACCAATTGGACTCGTATCGCTGGCTGAGTCGGATCAGCTATCATCTGTGGCGGGTTGTGCATCATCTGCAGAGTGCCCGGATGATTGATGGTGAGGCTCAAACAGCGCCAGTCGAAGTGATTGAGACAGCAGCAACCGGCACGCAGGAGTGA